A window of Henckelia pumila isolate YLH828 unplaced genomic scaffold, ASM3356847v2 CTG_466, whole genome shotgun sequence genomic DNA:
AACAAAAAGGAGTATTCAGACCTGTAACGTTAGCCTTTCCTTGAGTGTCTCCATTGTTCAAAAGAGCCCAGAGTTGTGCATACTGTTCATGTGTGAAATTTGGAGTCTCTACCTTGGAGTTGTTGGCAAAGGATTCGTTCTTTCCTTTATGTCTGTCATTGTTTTTGTGGTTTTTGTGTCCAGTAGGGAAGCCATGCAAGTAATAACATCTATCAATGGTATGATTGTTCCCATTGCAATTACCACAGTGCAACTTCATTTTGGCCTTGTGTGATGGATTGCTCCCGTAATGATTCTTTCGGGTATCTACCAACATGGCCTCTTTAGAGACAATCAAGTCTCTCTGTTTTTCTTCATTTAAAACCATGGAATAGACTTTCCCAACAGAAGAAAGAGGTTGCATAAGGATAATTTGACCCCGAACTGCGGAATATGATTCATTTAAGCCCATAAGAAATTGCATCACCCTTCCTCTTTGTTCTCGCTCCTCCACTTTCTTCATAGCACCACAAGTACATATTGGAAGATCATTATATGAAGAAAGTTCATCCCACAACCCCTTCAGTTTTGTGAAGTAAACGGCAACAGACATGTGACCTTGTTGCAGTGAAGCGATATCTCTTTCGATTTGAAAGGTTCTAGGAGCATTGTTTCGAGAAAACCTTTCTTTTTAAATCAGCCCAAACTTCAGCGGCAGATTCGGCATAAATTACGCTATTTGCGAGATCAGGCTCAATAGAGTTAAGGATCCAAGATAAGACCATGTCGTTGCATCTTTTCCATGAGAGGAAAGTTTCAGCAGTTGACGTTGGTTTCTCGAGGGTTCCATCAATGAAACCTGTTTTGTTTTTGGCACTGAGAGCTATGCTCATCGAATGACTCCAAGTGCCGTAGTTATCCCCATTCAAAGGTTTATTGACCAAAATAATTCCAGAATGATCCGAGTGGGGGAGAAGAAGAGGGTCGGAAGTGTCGGCATCACTTCCTCCGAGCCTTTTTTTAGGAGTTTCTTCTGTCATATTATTCTGAAATATAGACAGCTAATATTCCCAGAAACGtgaagctctgataccatgtaaAAATAAAGAGGCCAAATAatgatgaaaataatgtttTCTCATTAATTGTTTCGAACAGGACCtcttacatatatataaagaacTAGCTCTAACGTTACAGTAGACAAAGAAAGGAAAGGTTGGCCTAATTACATGCTAATCAAATCAAGAATAATTACGGTGAAGATTTGGAGAATCAATATTTGTGCAGATTGATACTTGACATATTTTAACAATCAAGATCTATGCTTATATCGATCGAGTGTAATTTAATTGTAATATAATAAATGTTAGTCACATTCTATTTTTATCTTTTCTTTCACTGATCATATGAATATATATTACCCCAAATAAATCTTTCCATGTATATAATTGTAAGTATTAGCTAGTAAATATTTGTGTATGTTTAGTTGTTGTTAATCTGAATATTTCCACGTAttgttaaattaattatatttcatAATTAGGGTATATGACAGATGATGACTCATacggtgcaataattgtccttaCAATGAGAGTGGCACCTGAAGTTTGGAGTTTGGGATGTTATAGAGTTTAAAATATTGAAGTTATAATAtcgttatcaccaaaatatataattgttgATAAAACGATAAACACTTGAATAAATTATGAATGATAACACATTTTTTTCATGATGTACTACTTTAGTTTTTATTAATACAGTACTGAACAAACACATTATTCTAAAAAGCGCCAAAAATCATAATTAAGTGCGAAGCATGAAAAAAGTTTTAATTCGGGTAATAGCGATTAACTTATAGTTGGACATATTAAGCATGAAAAAAATGACATCTTGttaaataagattttattttaaattcattttttttaaaaaatatttttcttttttttaaacaaaatattttttaccttttaatttctaaatttaagatgctaaatattttacaataatattttttttaaaaaaataataatgcatCTAATGTTTTTAATGGTTTGATcttgataataaaaaattttctaaaatttttacatttattgttaaattttgtattttttagtGTGTTCTTAATTTAATCTATTGGCATGAtttgatataattaaaattatgtctaaaagttttaaaaaaaattacataaatttTCATACCAAACCAAATTCCACTTGTGAAAATTAAAAAGTACCGGTCAACTCATTTATTCTACATGGTgagcatgaagtgggcatatagtgttggacaccataaaagaactcgtttagagttcttttatggtccccaacactatatgcccacttcatgtccactatgtacaagtcaactcatctattgtaccgaTCAACTCATTTATTCTACATgatgggcatgaagtgggcatatagtgttgggcaccataaaagaattatatatatatatatatatatatatatatatatatatatatatatatatatatatatatatatagtttctttcagGTGCCCACCTAAAatgcccactaccatgcccaccaatgatgtgacactattctattggacctacaatttatcacatctttatcacatccaatagaatagtgccacatcattgttgggcatggtggtgggcacctgaaagaaactctatatatatatatatatatatatatatatatatatatagagttttgctatgctgcccacctccTGTGTCCACCttcatgcccacctatgaggtggcactcatccattggatgaaccatttgtatatgattcatctcatccatgggatgattgccacctcataggtgggcataGAGGTGGGCACGggaggtgggcagcatagcaaaactttatatatatatatatatatatatatatatatatataaattaattgatGAGATGGTTAAGAATCATTATAATGAAGAAATGTCATTTATCTCCAGAGGTGGGTACGTATATCGTACCATATCGTATCAAAAAATTGTATATCATATATCGTATGTCGTATCGAAAATTACGATATAAGAAAATATTATATCGATACCGACCGAAACTCTCTGTTTACCGAAAATCGATATACAAAAATTTTCAGTACATATAAATAGTATACCgatcataccaaaattttacgGTAAGccgaaatttcggtacggtataggTATATGACGTTTTATACCCAAAAaaactttatatttttaaaaatttaaaaaattattttttataaatattatatatttaaattttttatattatttcggtataccgttaTATTaccgaaattttcaaatttcataccgTTAACATAATGAAAAATTCGGTATCGTTACCGTACCGTACCGAAAtctttgatatatcaaaaaTTCGATAATTTTTCGGTACAGTAACTTTAGTATACCAAAAATTTGGTATTTTTTCCCACCCCTATATATCATATATGTGAGAAGATTTTCTTTTATACCTTATTGACCGTTTGACACTTTTTTACATTTTAAAAAGAGAAGAGACTTTGgtgtatgaattttttttattccaaATAATAAACATATTGTTAGGAATTTGCCGTCCAACCACGATCCGacattcttcaatatttcttGGATCTAATCTGAACCTGCACAACCAAAGGCAAAGAAATGGAGAAACCAAAGAACAAGAACAATAACGAGATGGATATTACCGGGGCTCAGACGCTACGATCTCTGCAATATCTCCAGCAATCCACGACGAAGACCAGAAAAGATTCCCACGCTCTCACTCATTACCATTGCCCAAGTCTCTACACACAGTAGAGAAATCTCTGCCCAACGAGAAAGAagagaaaagagaagcaacCCAAAGAATAGCACAAAGCTAGGAGAAGAGTAGACACTCAGCCTACGCCCTCACCCTCACGCTCACAAGTTCTCTCTCAATCTCTCACTCTCACGATCTCTCGGCAGCAGAATAAAAGGGAACGCTCTGGCGGCTCACACACATCAGACAAGGGCAAGAGGGAATAAATATAAGGGCTTATGATATGGGCTGGGAAATAAAATAAgttgggccaaagcccaacaAATCTCCACCTTTTGGTCCAACATCGGTTCAGTGGGTTTTGGAGAACCACCTAAAGCATCATCATCGCCCCACAACATAACACAAAGTTAGTATGCATCAAGACATGTAGCAAACACAAAGTAAGCTACAAGCTACAACACAAAGTTCACAAATTTCCCAACAGAATCTCAACTTATGATAAGAGCACACAGTTCtcatataagaaaataatttttcaatataAACCATACCTTTTTCAACCACGTCAAGAAGGTACTACAAtctaacatcaaaatatttcatCTCCCAATCAAACTGAAGCATAAACGCATGCATAATACTCATAATAGTAAACATTATGAtaggagaaaatatttcaaccagTTGTGGTTGCCTAACATTTTGTCTATCTCTCTCCCTAGCTATTTGACAATCATTTAGATCACAAAGATCATTTTTTCGCACATTTTCAACAATGTCCTCATGTACATCAAAATTATCAATAGCATTTTCACACAGATTTTCAGGCACTTCATCTACACTAGGCACATTCTGAACATTTTCAGAATTAAAACATAAACCATACAAGTGCTCTACCTTGCTTGGAGCAGCGACGGGTACGAGAATGGGGGAATTGAGAAACTTAACTCTAGATTGTCTACCAAGAATACAAGAATCAAATTTAGCATGGAAAACATATAATTTTCTCCTTTTGGAGACTTTGAAAATTATTAAACAtcctttcaaaatttttatcaCTCCACTACCCCATTTACCATGCAAACCATCTTCTTCTAATGCAGCACAAAAATCAGATTATGGCATAAATCAGGCACATGTCTCACATTTTTCAAGGTTAACACATAACCAGAATCAAATTTCAAAGAGACGTCACCAAGACCAACAACTTGACATGATTTATCATTCGTCATACAAACTGACCCATGGTTCACTTCTTGATAATTagaaaatatgtttttaaaaaGAGATATATGGAACGTGCATGCAGAATCGACAACCCATTCATTTTCACTCAAAGAAATAGAATGCACAAAGTTCACATTAGGCACATCACATATCTCAATCACCGTAAAAACATCACCCAAATTTTCACTACAAGAAGCCATGTTAGCAATATCGTCATGCTGATTTTTTCAAATCTTGTTTTTGGTTTTGCATAGGCCTAGAACAATCTCTAATGAAATGACCAATTTCACCACAATTATAACATTTTCTATTATTAGACCTCGACTGGCATCTTGACTTACTCTTACCTCGATTTTCAAGAGAAAATTGGTTATGATTGTCTGAAGATCTTTGAAAATGATTTGTGAACATTCCTCTCACATGCATAACCTCACCCGAATTATTATCACCCTTATTAGTTTTTAAATCTATCTCTTTACTTTTTAAACCATTCACAACAGTTTCTAAAGAAATCTTATCTCTTCCATTCTTAATGGCATATTTCACATCACTGTAAGAATCAGGAATAGCATTTAAAAGCACAATAACGGTGTAATCATCAATATGCTCATATCTAGTTTGCTTAATATCTTGAACAAGTTTGGTAAACACATCCAAATTTTCATCTATATCTTTAATCAAATCAAGTTTGAACCAGAAAAATTTTTCAAGCAAAAATAATTTACTAGGCAACGAGGTCTCAGTATAAAGTTCTTCCAACTTTTCCCAAAGCTCTTTAGCCGATTTTAGTTTACCAACTTTCCTTAACACAGAGTCAGATAAATTCAAGATTATCGAAGAATAAGCAAATTCATCTGTTTCAGTTTTTTTCTCATCATTTTCAGTGGCAGAATATGAAAGATttatttctttgaaatttttttgttgaatcAAAATTCCTTTCATTTTTAGTTGCCATATTGAAAAATCTGTTTTACCATTAAAAGGTACGAGATTATATCCAGTCAAAGATATCTTTTCACCCATAAAAATAACAAAGGGCAAAACCAACAAATTTTTCACACagaaaaacagtaaaacatagaaAAGATTTTCACACAGAAATCTTATAAATCAAGACCAGCAGGCAGCAAGCACACAAATTTCAGCAAACACAGCGGAAGCAACAAGCAAGCACGTAAGTCCTAGGTTTCTACCAGCACATAATCCCAGCACCTAAATCCGCGGCCAGCGGCTACTactaaaacaataaaaattgttCAAGGTCAAGCCAATATACCAGCGCGAAACTCCCTTACTTAGAGTTTTGATCCCATGAATCAGCGGCGACGGCGGACGGCGGGATGTCCAGGCGGTGGCGACGGACCAGTGGGCAGCGGCTGACAGATGGAGGTGGAGCGGACCGGCGGCAACCAACCCATGGCTTTCATATCACTGTTAGGAATCCGCCGTCCAACCACGATCCAACATTCTTCAATCTTTCTTGGATATAATCTGAACCTGCACAACCAAAGGCAAAGAAACAGAAAAACCAAAGAACAAGAACAATAACGAGATGGATATTACCGGGGCTCAGACGCTACGATCTCTCCAATATCACCAGCAATCCACGACGAAGACCAGAAAAGATTCCCACGCTCTCACTTGTTACCACTGCCCAAGTCTCTACACACAGTAGAGAAATCCCTGCCCAACGAGAAAGAagagaaaagagaagcaacCCAAAGAATAGCACAAAGCTAGGAGAAGAGTAGACACTCAACCTACGCCCTCACCCTCACGCTCACAAGCTCTCTCTCAATCTCTCGCTCTCAAAATCTCTCGGGAGCAGAAGAAAAGGGAACGCTCTGGCGGCTCACACACATCAGACAAGGGCAAGAGGGAATAAATATAAGGGCTTAAGATATGAGCAGGGAAATAACATAATATGGGCCAAAGCCCAACACATATAAAGACAAAATGAGTTGAGTCTAGTTGTGAGTGCCCATTCAGAGTCCAGACGGTGGTCTTCGTGtaatattgaaattgaaatggaaattattgatttttttattaagaaaaaaGTTTTACACGAAGACCACCGTCTTGACTCTGGAATTGaaagtattgattttttttatatgacAATTACGCGTCGTGGATATATCAAATTTAGCTCGACCATTGAAATCATTCGGTGCATATTTAGTAAATTATTGGTATTATGACATCAAAATTTGCAAATCAAATGAGTCATCGAAACcacattgatcaagttttgtaTGACAGGCTCGTTCGAAAAAgtattaaaagaaaaaataaaattcctaaacaTTGGTCATAtgttcacctactccaccaactcgGATACCTCATTGGATGCatgatcaaataaatttttacttaTTAGCTTGGAAAAATTATAACATTGGTTCTTTATTTTAcccctgaaaaaaaaaatagtcctGTAAGCTTTCAATGCCCgattttaatccaaaaaatcGGTTCTTTtcatcaattttaatcgttttcAAGACCAACCCGAGGATGATGGATAACTTTATTTGAcgatttaataataaaatattaaaaacgagaattaaaaaaaaaagattaaaaacgGAAAAAAGCaaaatcataatcttctttatgGACGACCAGGTCCCACCAAAAGGAACTATACAATgctttatattatattatctatttGTCCGCGCGCACGCCAGATATGTACGGACACTAACTAATTAGTGAGACAAGTAGCATCATAATTATAGAGTTATTTGCACTAAACACttttgtgaaatattaaaactGCAAATTTTTTctctgtgaaattttaataggcatattCAACCTtgatcttttaaaaaattagcacactcgccccttcagatgagtgattgttgcgcacgcgcccctcatgcgactgggcaaagattttgatattttttttcaccaaatacccctgtgaaatattaaaaatgcatatttgaccccagtaaaaataatttttaaatctattcaacctataatacacaatttttattaaaaatctaattataaaatatttagcaaacactttttcttttattaattttttttattttaaattttaaatttattatggttatataattgttttctaaaaaaa
This region includes:
- the LOC140872676 gene encoding uncharacterized protein, which produces MSVAVYFTKLKGLWDELSSYNDLPICTCGAMKKVEEREQRGRVMQFLMGLNESYSAVRGQIILMQPLSSVGKVYSMVLNEEKQRDLIVSKEAMLVDTRKNHYGSNPSHKAKMKLHCGNCNGNNHTIDRCYYLHGFPTGHKNHKNNDRHKGKNESFANNSKVETPNFTHEQYAQLWALLNNGDTQGKANVTGLVNEEDDWIGEAT